In Oncorhynchus clarkii lewisi isolate Uvic-CL-2024 chromosome 24, UVic_Ocla_1.0, whole genome shotgun sequence, one DNA window encodes the following:
- the LOC139382294 gene encoding clustered mitochondria protein homolog isoform X4, producing the protein MVSKTDDIPASVPNCNVNTVDVVGETPDRKESSKSPHKDPCGHSVDTVVMNGGGAHNPSEEESKQDGAGDTDGGEDSNEQEVIVIQDTGFTVKIQAPGTEPFDLQVSPQEMVQEIHQVLMDREDTCHRTCFSLQLDSNVLDNFAELKSIEGLQEGSLLKVVEEPYTVREARIHVRHIRDLLKGLDPSDAYNGVDCNSLSFLSVFTDGDLGDSGKRKKKGSQLEQIDCTPPEHILPGSKERPLLPLQPQNKDWKPMQCLKVLTMSGWNPPPGNRKMHGDLMYLYMVTVEERHISITASTRGFYLNQSTTYTFNPKPANPSFLSHSLVELLSQISPAFKKNFTALQKKRVQRHPFERIATPFQVYSWTAPQVDHTMDCVRAEDAYTSRLGYEEHIPGQTRDWNEELQTTRELARKNLPDRLLRERAIFKVHSDFAAAATRGSMAVIDGNVMAINPGEETRMQMFIWNNIFFSLGFDVRDHYRELGGDAAAHAAPTNDLNGVRAYGAVDVEGLYTLGTVVVDYRGYRVTAQSIIPGILEREQEQSVIYGSIDFGKTVVSHGKYLELLERTSRPLKVQRHNVLNEKDESMELCSSVECKGIIGNDGRHYILDLLRTFPPDLNFLPVEGEELSPESVREGFPRQHRHRLACLRQELIEAFVEHRYLLFMKMAALQLMQQKANKESKLATLTENSSPGAAVPALPSTETPDASAESSETSTETLTDANSDAVQTETTSTSDAPQPAATEATTTEAAPKTEPMTETDSSATTTTNASQATPIEDNVVPTVTTNGSLVPFATAIQNGECESPLEDPKSREVVLNACKAVGSISNTSFDIRFNPDIFSPGVRFPEDSADDIQKQKQLLKDAGAFMVSCQIPSLVKDCLDHSALPMDGATLTEALHQRGINVRYLGNVLAFVDQTPAKAQLEHFYRIGISELITRCAKHIFKTYLQGVELSALSAAVSHFLNCFLSSFDAVAHLPADELVSRRKNRKRRNRVPGGGDNTAWASLTPSELWKNIVSEAQSYYHFTLHCENADQVVEKYGLQKITLLREISIKAGIQILIKEYNFDSRHKPAFTEEDILNIFPVVKHVNPKASDAFHFFQSGQAKVQQGYLKEGCELINEALNLFNNVYGAMHVEICACLRLLARLNYIMGDHHEALSNQQKAVLMSERVLGVEHPNTIQEYMHLALYCFANGQLSTALKLLYRARYLMLMVCGEDHPEMALLDSNIGLVLHGVMEYDLSLRFLENALAINTKYHGPRSLKVALSHHLVARVYESKAEFRSALQQEKEGYTIYKNQVGEAHEKTKESSEYLKYLTQQAVALQRTMNEIYKNGSNASIMPLKFTAPSMASVLEQLNIINGIIFIPLSQKDLENLKAEVQRRQQLQESGKSVEDLTVDGPLELEDKIPMDVNVD; encoded by the exons GGCACAGTGTAGACACAGTGGTGATGAATGGGGGTGGGGCCCACAATCCTTCGGAGGAGGAGTCCAAGCAGGATGGGGCTGGTGACACAGACGGTGGGGAGGATTCTAATGAACAGGAAGTGATTGTGATTCAGGATACAGGTTTCACTGTGAAGATCCAGGCACCCGGGACGGAGCCTTTTGACCTCCAG GTTTCACCCCAGGAGATGGTGCAGGAGATTCACCAGGTGTTGATGGACCGTGAGGACACCTGCCATCGTACCTGTTTCTCCCTGCAGCTGGACAGCAACGTGCTGGATAACTTTGCTGAGCTGAAATCCATCGAGGGCCTGCAGGAGGGCTCCCTGCTCAAAGTAGTGGAAG AGCCCTACACAGTGCGCGAGGCCCGTATCCACGTGCGTCACATCAGAGACCTGCTGAAAGGCCTGGACCCGTCTGATGCCTACAACGGCGTGGACTGcaactccctctccttcctcagcgTCTTCACTGACGGGGacctgggag acagtggtAAGCGGAAGAAGAAGGGCAGTCAGCTGGAACAGATAGACTGTACCCCTCCAGAACACATCCTGCCTGGCAGTAAAGAACGCCCCCTGCTGCCTCTCCAGCCACAGAACAAGGACTGGAAG CCCATGCAGTGCCTGAAGGTCCTGACTATGAGTGGCTGGAACCCCCCTCCTGGCAACAGGAAGATGCATGGTGATCTCATGTACCTGTATATGGTGACTGTTGAGGAGAGACACATCAGTATCACCGCCTCTACACGTGGCTTCTACCTCAACCA gtcGACCACCTACACCTTCAACCCCAAGCCAGCTAACCCCAGCTTCCTCAGCCACTCGTTGGTTGAGCTGCTGAGCCAGATAAGCCCTGCCTTCAAGAAGAACTTCACTGCCCTGCAGAAGAAAAG GGTTCAGCGGCATCCGTTTGAGAGGATAGCCACACCCTTCCAGGTGTACAGTTGGACTGCCCCCCAGGTGGACCACACCATGGACTGTGTCAGAGCTGAGGATGCTTACACTTCCCGTCTGGGCTACGAGGAACACATACCtggacag ACACGAGACTGGAATGAGGAGCTGCAGACGACCAGAGAGCTGGCCCGGAAGAACCTGCCTGATCGCCTGCTGAGAGAGAGGGCCATCTTCAAG gtcCACAGTGACTTTGCGGCTGCTGCCACTCGCGGTTCCATGGCGGTGATTGACGGCAACGTGATGGCCATCAATCCTGGCGAGGAGACGCGTATGCAGATGTTCATCTGGAACAACATCTTCTTCTCCCTGGGCTTTGACGTCCGTGACCACTACCGCGAGCTGGGCGGGGACGCTGCCGCGCACGCTGCTCCCACCAACGACCTCAACGGTGTCCGGGCTTACGGGGCCGTAGACGTGGAGGGGCTGTACACCTTGGGGACAGTGGTGGTGGATTATCGTGGTTACCGTGTCACGGCCCAGTCGATCATCCCTGGTATtctggagagagagcaggagcagAGCGTTATCTACGGGTCTATCGACTTTGGGAAGACAGTGGTGTCTCACGGGAAGTACCTGGAGCTTCTGGAGAGGACCAGTCGACCACTCAAG GTCCAGAGACACAATGTACTGAATGAGAAGGATGAGTCCATGGAGCTGTGTTCCTCTGTTGAGTGTAAGGGCATAATCGGCAACGATGGACGCCACTACATTTTGGACCTTCTGAGGACCTTCCCCCCCGACCTGAACTTCCTGCCTGTGGAAGGGGAGGAGCTTTCCcctgagagtgtgagagagggttTCCCACGCCAGCACCGCCACCGTCTGGCCTGCCTCCGTCAGGAGCTCATCGAGGCCTTTGTTGAGCACAG ATACCTCCTCTTCATGAAGATGGCAGCGCTTCAGCTTATGCAGCAGAAAGCCAACAAGGAAAGCAAGCTAGCCACCCTGACAGAGAATAGCAGCCCCGGGGCAGCCGTTCCAGCCCTGCCCTCCACAGAGACCCCCGATGCCTCGGCCGAGTCCTCAGAAACTTCCACAGAAACCCTCACTGACGCCAACTCAGACGCAGTCCAGACGGAGACCACCTCCACCTCTGATGCCCCTCAGCCAGCAGCAACAGAAGCCACCACCACAGAAGCAGCCCCCAAGACAGAGCCAATGACAGAAACAGACAGTTCAGCTACAACAACCACTAATGCCTCCCAGGCAACCCCTATAGAGGATAATGTGGTTCCCACGGTGACCACCAATGGGTCGTTGGTGCCCTTTGCCACAGCAATTCAGAACGGGGAGTGCGAGAGCCCTCTGGAGG ACCCTAAAAGCAGAGAGGTGGTCCTCAACGCCTGCAAGGCCGTGGGTTCCATCAGCAACACCTCCTTCGACATCCGCTTCAACCCAGACATCTTCTCTCCAG GAGTGCGTTTCCCTGAGGACAGTGCGGATGACATTCAGAAACAGAAGCAGCTGTTGAAGGATGCTGGAGCCTTCATGGTGTCCTGTCAGATTCCGTCTCTG GTAAAAGACTGTCTGGACCACAGTGCTCTGCCCATGGATGGAGCCACGCTGACTGAGGCGCTGCACCAGAGGGGCATCAACGTGCGTTACCTAGGCAACGTACTGGCGTTCGTGGACCAGACCCCAGCCAAGGCACAGCTGGAGCACTTCTAT AGAATAGGTATCAGCGAGTTAATCACCAGATGTGCGAAACATATCTTCAAGACATACCTCCAG GGTGTTGAGTTGTCGGCCCTCTCCGCCGCTGTCAGCCACTTCCTCAACTGCTTCCTGTCCTCTTTCGATGCCGTGGCACACTTGCCTGCCGACGAGCTCGTGTCGCGCCGCAAGAACCGTAAGCGCCGTAACCGCGTCCCGGGGGGAGGGGACAACACTGCGTGGGCCAGCCTGACACCCAGCGAGCTGTGGAAGAACATTGTCTCTGAGGCCCAGAGCTACTACCACTTCACCCTGCACTG CGAGAATGCCGACCAGGTAGTGGAGAAATACGGTCTTCAGAAGATCACCCTGCTCAGAGAAATCTCTATCAAAGCTGGCATCCAG ATCCTGATAAAGGAGTATAACTTTGACAGTCGCCACAAGCCTGCTTTCACAGAGGAGGACATCCTTAACATCTTTCCTGTGGTGAAGCACGTCAACCCCAAGGCCTCCGATGCCTTCCACTTCTTCCAGAGTGGACAGGCCAAGGTCCAGCAAG GTTACCTGAAGGAGGGCTGTGAGTTGATCAACGAGGCTCTGAACCTGTTCAACAACGTGTACGGGGCCATGCACGTAGAGATCTGTGCCTGCCTGCGTCTGCTGGCTCGCCTCAACTACATCATGGGAGACCACCATGAG GCTCTCAGTAACCAACAGAAGGCTGTCTTGATGAGTGAGAGGGTACTGGGCGTCGAGCACCCCAACACTATCCAGGAATAT ATGCACTTGGCTCTGTACTGCTTTGCCAACGGTCAGCTGTCCACTGCTCTGAAGCTGCTGTACCGTGCTCGCTACCTCATGCTTATGGTGTGTGGGGAGGACCACCCCGAAATGGCGCTTCTAGAT AGTAACATTGGCCTGGTGCTGCATGGAGTAATGGAGTACGACCTGTCTCTGAGGTTCCTGGAGAACGCCTTGGCCATCAACACCAAATACCATGGACCCCGCTCCCTCAAAGTAGCCCTCAG TCATCATCTGGTTGCGAGGGTTTACGAGAGCAAGGCAGAGTTCCGCTCTGCGCTCCAGCAGGAAAAGGAGGGCTACACCATCTACAAAAACCAg GTGGGAGAGGCCCACGAGAAGACTAAAGAGAGCTCCGAGTATCTGAAGTACCTCACACAGCAGGCTGTGGCTCTGCAGAGAACCATGAACGAGATCTACAAGAACGGCTCCAACGCCAGCATCATGCCACTCAAG TTCACAGCTCCCAGTATGGCCAGTGTTCTAGAGCAGCTCAATATCATCAACGGCATCATCTTTATACCCCTCAG CCAAAAGGACTTGGAGAACCTGAAGGCGGAGGTTCAGCGGCGGCAGCAGCTTCAGGAGTCAGGGAAGAGCGTGGAGGATCTCACTGTGGACGGTCCACTAGAGCTGGAGGACAAAATACCCATGGACGTTAACGTTGATTAA
- the LOC139382294 gene encoding clustered mitochondria protein homolog isoform X3, with amino-acid sequence MVSKTDDIPASVPNCNVNTVDVVGETPDRKESSKSPHKDPCGHSVDTVVMNGGGAHNPSEEESKQDGAGDTDGGEDSNEQEVIVIQDTGFTVKIQAPGTEPFDLQVSPQEMVQEIHQVLMDREDTCHRTCFSLQLDSNVLDNFAELKSIEGLQEGSLLKVVEEPYTVREARIHVRHIRDLLKGLDPSDAYNGVDCNSLSFLSVFTDGDLGDSGKRKKKGSQLEQIDCTPPEHILPGSKERPLLPLQPQNKDWKVIMTPMQCLKVLTMSGWNPPPGNRKMHGDLMYLYMVTVEERHISITASTRGFYLNQSTTYTFNPKPANPSFLSHSLVELLSQISPAFKKNFTALQKKRVQRHPFERIATPFQVYSWTAPQVDHTMDCVRAEDAYTSRLGYEEHIPGQTRDWNEELQTTRELARKNLPDRLLRERAIFKVHSDFAAAATRGSMAVIDGNVMAINPGEETRMQMFIWNNIFFSLGFDVRDHYRELGGDAAAHAAPTNDLNGVRAYGAVDVEGLYTLGTVVVDYRGYRVTAQSIIPGILEREQEQSVIYGSIDFGKTVVSHGKYLELLERTSRPLKVQRHNVLNEKDESMELCSSVECKGIIGNDGRHYILDLLRTFPPDLNFLPVEGEELSPESVREGFPRQHRHRLACLRQELIEAFVEHRYLLFMKMAALQLMQQKANKESKLATLTENSSPGAAVPALPSTETPDASAESSETSTETLTDANSDAVQTETTSTSDAPQPAATEATTTEAAPKTEPMTETDSSATTTTNASQATPIEDNVVPTVTTNGSLVPFATAIQNGECESPLEDPKSREVVLNACKAVGSISNTSFDIRFNPDIFSPGVRFPEDSADDIQKQKQLLKDAGAFMVSCQIPSLVKDCLDHSALPMDGATLTEALHQRGINVRYLGNVLAFVDQTPAKAQLEHFYRIGISELITRCAKHIFKTYLQGVELSALSAAVSHFLNCFLSSFDAVAHLPADELVSRRKNRKRRNRVPGGGDNTAWASLTPSELWKNIVSEAQSYYHFTLHCENADQVVEKYGLQKITLLREISIKAGIQILIKEYNFDSRHKPAFTEEDILNIFPVVKHVNPKASDAFHFFQSGQAKVQQGYLKEGCELINEALNLFNNVYGAMHVEICACLRLLARLNYIMGDHHEALSNQQKAVLMSERVLGVEHPNTIQEYMHLALYCFANGQLSTALKLLYRARYLMLMVCGEDHPEMALLDSNIGLVLHGVMEYDLSLRFLENALAINTKYHGPRSLKVALSHHLVARVYESKAEFRSALQQEKEGYTIYKNQVGEAHEKTKESSEYLKYLTQQAVALQRTMNEIYKNGSNASIMPLKFTAPSMASVLEQLNIINGIIFIPLSQKDLENLKAEVQRRQQLQESGKSVEDLTVDGPLELEDKIPMDVNVD; translated from the exons GGCACAGTGTAGACACAGTGGTGATGAATGGGGGTGGGGCCCACAATCCTTCGGAGGAGGAGTCCAAGCAGGATGGGGCTGGTGACACAGACGGTGGGGAGGATTCTAATGAACAGGAAGTGATTGTGATTCAGGATACAGGTTTCACTGTGAAGATCCAGGCACCCGGGACGGAGCCTTTTGACCTCCAG GTTTCACCCCAGGAGATGGTGCAGGAGATTCACCAGGTGTTGATGGACCGTGAGGACACCTGCCATCGTACCTGTTTCTCCCTGCAGCTGGACAGCAACGTGCTGGATAACTTTGCTGAGCTGAAATCCATCGAGGGCCTGCAGGAGGGCTCCCTGCTCAAAGTAGTGGAAG AGCCCTACACAGTGCGCGAGGCCCGTATCCACGTGCGTCACATCAGAGACCTGCTGAAAGGCCTGGACCCGTCTGATGCCTACAACGGCGTGGACTGcaactccctctccttcctcagcgTCTTCACTGACGGGGacctgggag acagtggtAAGCGGAAGAAGAAGGGCAGTCAGCTGGAACAGATAGACTGTACCCCTCCAGAACACATCCTGCCTGGCAGTAAAGAACGCCCCCTGCTGCCTCTCCAGCCACAGAACAAGGACTGGAAGGTAATAATGACG CCCATGCAGTGCCTGAAGGTCCTGACTATGAGTGGCTGGAACCCCCCTCCTGGCAACAGGAAGATGCATGGTGATCTCATGTACCTGTATATGGTGACTGTTGAGGAGAGACACATCAGTATCACCGCCTCTACACGTGGCTTCTACCTCAACCA gtcGACCACCTACACCTTCAACCCCAAGCCAGCTAACCCCAGCTTCCTCAGCCACTCGTTGGTTGAGCTGCTGAGCCAGATAAGCCCTGCCTTCAAGAAGAACTTCACTGCCCTGCAGAAGAAAAG GGTTCAGCGGCATCCGTTTGAGAGGATAGCCACACCCTTCCAGGTGTACAGTTGGACTGCCCCCCAGGTGGACCACACCATGGACTGTGTCAGAGCTGAGGATGCTTACACTTCCCGTCTGGGCTACGAGGAACACATACCtggacag ACACGAGACTGGAATGAGGAGCTGCAGACGACCAGAGAGCTGGCCCGGAAGAACCTGCCTGATCGCCTGCTGAGAGAGAGGGCCATCTTCAAG gtcCACAGTGACTTTGCGGCTGCTGCCACTCGCGGTTCCATGGCGGTGATTGACGGCAACGTGATGGCCATCAATCCTGGCGAGGAGACGCGTATGCAGATGTTCATCTGGAACAACATCTTCTTCTCCCTGGGCTTTGACGTCCGTGACCACTACCGCGAGCTGGGCGGGGACGCTGCCGCGCACGCTGCTCCCACCAACGACCTCAACGGTGTCCGGGCTTACGGGGCCGTAGACGTGGAGGGGCTGTACACCTTGGGGACAGTGGTGGTGGATTATCGTGGTTACCGTGTCACGGCCCAGTCGATCATCCCTGGTATtctggagagagagcaggagcagAGCGTTATCTACGGGTCTATCGACTTTGGGAAGACAGTGGTGTCTCACGGGAAGTACCTGGAGCTTCTGGAGAGGACCAGTCGACCACTCAAG GTCCAGAGACACAATGTACTGAATGAGAAGGATGAGTCCATGGAGCTGTGTTCCTCTGTTGAGTGTAAGGGCATAATCGGCAACGATGGACGCCACTACATTTTGGACCTTCTGAGGACCTTCCCCCCCGACCTGAACTTCCTGCCTGTGGAAGGGGAGGAGCTTTCCcctgagagtgtgagagagggttTCCCACGCCAGCACCGCCACCGTCTGGCCTGCCTCCGTCAGGAGCTCATCGAGGCCTTTGTTGAGCACAG ATACCTCCTCTTCATGAAGATGGCAGCGCTTCAGCTTATGCAGCAGAAAGCCAACAAGGAAAGCAAGCTAGCCACCCTGACAGAGAATAGCAGCCCCGGGGCAGCCGTTCCAGCCCTGCCCTCCACAGAGACCCCCGATGCCTCGGCCGAGTCCTCAGAAACTTCCACAGAAACCCTCACTGACGCCAACTCAGACGCAGTCCAGACGGAGACCACCTCCACCTCTGATGCCCCTCAGCCAGCAGCAACAGAAGCCACCACCACAGAAGCAGCCCCCAAGACAGAGCCAATGACAGAAACAGACAGTTCAGCTACAACAACCACTAATGCCTCCCAGGCAACCCCTATAGAGGATAATGTGGTTCCCACGGTGACCACCAATGGGTCGTTGGTGCCCTTTGCCACAGCAATTCAGAACGGGGAGTGCGAGAGCCCTCTGGAGG ACCCTAAAAGCAGAGAGGTGGTCCTCAACGCCTGCAAGGCCGTGGGTTCCATCAGCAACACCTCCTTCGACATCCGCTTCAACCCAGACATCTTCTCTCCAG GAGTGCGTTTCCCTGAGGACAGTGCGGATGACATTCAGAAACAGAAGCAGCTGTTGAAGGATGCTGGAGCCTTCATGGTGTCCTGTCAGATTCCGTCTCTG GTAAAAGACTGTCTGGACCACAGTGCTCTGCCCATGGATGGAGCCACGCTGACTGAGGCGCTGCACCAGAGGGGCATCAACGTGCGTTACCTAGGCAACGTACTGGCGTTCGTGGACCAGACCCCAGCCAAGGCACAGCTGGAGCACTTCTAT AGAATAGGTATCAGCGAGTTAATCACCAGATGTGCGAAACATATCTTCAAGACATACCTCCAG GGTGTTGAGTTGTCGGCCCTCTCCGCCGCTGTCAGCCACTTCCTCAACTGCTTCCTGTCCTCTTTCGATGCCGTGGCACACTTGCCTGCCGACGAGCTCGTGTCGCGCCGCAAGAACCGTAAGCGCCGTAACCGCGTCCCGGGGGGAGGGGACAACACTGCGTGGGCCAGCCTGACACCCAGCGAGCTGTGGAAGAACATTGTCTCTGAGGCCCAGAGCTACTACCACTTCACCCTGCACTG CGAGAATGCCGACCAGGTAGTGGAGAAATACGGTCTTCAGAAGATCACCCTGCTCAGAGAAATCTCTATCAAAGCTGGCATCCAG ATCCTGATAAAGGAGTATAACTTTGACAGTCGCCACAAGCCTGCTTTCACAGAGGAGGACATCCTTAACATCTTTCCTGTGGTGAAGCACGTCAACCCCAAGGCCTCCGATGCCTTCCACTTCTTCCAGAGTGGACAGGCCAAGGTCCAGCAAG GTTACCTGAAGGAGGGCTGTGAGTTGATCAACGAGGCTCTGAACCTGTTCAACAACGTGTACGGGGCCATGCACGTAGAGATCTGTGCCTGCCTGCGTCTGCTGGCTCGCCTCAACTACATCATGGGAGACCACCATGAG GCTCTCAGTAACCAACAGAAGGCTGTCTTGATGAGTGAGAGGGTACTGGGCGTCGAGCACCCCAACACTATCCAGGAATAT ATGCACTTGGCTCTGTACTGCTTTGCCAACGGTCAGCTGTCCACTGCTCTGAAGCTGCTGTACCGTGCTCGCTACCTCATGCTTATGGTGTGTGGGGAGGACCACCCCGAAATGGCGCTTCTAGAT AGTAACATTGGCCTGGTGCTGCATGGAGTAATGGAGTACGACCTGTCTCTGAGGTTCCTGGAGAACGCCTTGGCCATCAACACCAAATACCATGGACCCCGCTCCCTCAAAGTAGCCCTCAG TCATCATCTGGTTGCGAGGGTTTACGAGAGCAAGGCAGAGTTCCGCTCTGCGCTCCAGCAGGAAAAGGAGGGCTACACCATCTACAAAAACCAg GTGGGAGAGGCCCACGAGAAGACTAAAGAGAGCTCCGAGTATCTGAAGTACCTCACACAGCAGGCTGTGGCTCTGCAGAGAACCATGAACGAGATCTACAAGAACGGCTCCAACGCCAGCATCATGCCACTCAAG TTCACAGCTCCCAGTATGGCCAGTGTTCTAGAGCAGCTCAATATCATCAACGGCATCATCTTTATACCCCTCAG CCAAAAGGACTTGGAGAACCTGAAGGCGGAGGTTCAGCGGCGGCAGCAGCTTCAGGAGTCAGGGAAGAGCGTGGAGGATCTCACTGTGGACGGTCCACTAGAGCTGGAGGACAAAATACCCATGGACGTTAACGTTGATTAA